In Equus przewalskii isolate Varuska chromosome 6, EquPr2, whole genome shotgun sequence, one DNA window encodes the following:
- the LOC103544926 gene encoding palmitoyltransferase ZDHHC19-like gives MASLQAHFLGCLQACSPPSSSAAARCQWPLLRIPLQMAGPERGVGLSHFHRPPLRPHLLQSPFPPLVRPWHLASSSLPMQGSNELGPMMAPVVWVNHRAFLLQWCPKCCFLRPLRTYHIPWCNICVEEFDHHRKWVNNCIRHSNFRVFMLLVQSLCLYSDAMLVTCLIFLVRTIHLPFTTDKIIVYQPGCGAPLGSGGQGGDNNGLGHGG, from the exons ATGGCCAGCCTCCAGGCCCACTTCCTTGGATGCTTGCAAGCCTGTTCACCACCTTCATCTAGTGCTGCTGCTCGTTGTCAGTGGCCTCTGCTTCGCATTCCC TTGCAGATGGCTGGCCCAGAACGGGGAGTGGGTCTATCCCATTTTCACAGGCCCCCTCTTCGTCCTCACCTTCTGCAGTCTCCTTTCCCTCCACTTGTCAGACCCTGGCATCTTGCATCAAG ttCTCTTCCCATGCAAGGCTCCAACGAACTTGGCCCCATGATGGCGCCTGTGGTGTGGGTGAACCACAGGGCCTTCCTCCTGCAGTGGTGCCCAAAGTGCTGCTTCCTCCGCCCACTCCGGACCTACCACATCCCCTGGTGCAACATTTGTGTGGAG GAATTTGACCACCACCGCAAGTGGGTCAATAATTGCATCCGTCACAGCAATTTCCGCGTCTTCATGCTGCTGGTCCAGTCGCTATGCCTGTACTCGGACGCCATGCTGGTCACCTGCCTGATTTTCCTGGTGCGCACGATTCACCTGCCATTCACCACGGACAAGATCATCGTGTATCAACCAGGCTGCGGAGCCCCCTTGGGGAGCggtgggcagggtggggacaACAATGGGCTGGGTCACGGGGGCTAG